The Lysinibacillus pakistanensis genome includes a window with the following:
- a CDS encoding peptidylprolyl isomerase, with the protein MFPQLTSEVQAGEVLVEMKTTLGAVKIKLFPEHAPKTVENFLGHAKSGYYNGIIFHRVIQDFMIQGGDPTGTGMGGESIWGNSFEDEFSDQVFNLRGALSMANAGPNTNGSQFFIVQMKHLPSDMLRQLQGAGFPEEIIEAYAKNGGTPWLDHKHTVFGHVVEGMDIVDKIAEVEKDFRDKPLEDVKIESITVLE; encoded by the coding sequence ATGTTTCCACAATTAACATCAGAAGTACAAGCAGGCGAAGTACTTGTAGAAATGAAAACAACATTAGGTGCAGTTAAAATTAAGTTATTCCCAGAGCATGCACCAAAAACAGTTGAAAACTTCTTAGGCCATGCAAAATCAGGCTATTATAACGGCATTATTTTCCACCGTGTTATTCAAGATTTTATGATTCAAGGTGGCGACCCAACAGGTACTGGTATGGGTGGCGAATCTATTTGGGGTAACTCTTTTGAGGATGAGTTCTCAGATCAAGTATTTAATCTTCGTGGTGCTCTTTCTATGGCAAATGCAGGCCCAAACACTAATGGCTCACAATTCTTTATCGTTCAAATGAAGCACCTTCCAAGTGATATGCTTCGTCAATTACAGGGGGCTGGCTTCCCCGAGGAAATTATTGAGGCTTATGCAAAAAATGGTGGTACACCTTGGTTAGATCATAAGCATACGGTATTTGGTCATGTAGTTGAAGGAATGGATATTGTTGATAAAATTGCAGAAGTTGAAAAAGATTTCCGTGACAAACCTCTTGAAGATGTGAAGATTGAGTCAATTACAGTTTTAGAATAA